CTCGTCTATGCCTGCTAGCTCGCTCTCAAAAAGCCGCGCTAGTTCGTCCTCGGCGCCTTTTATTCTCTCAAAACCCACCTCGTTTCGCAGCGCATAGGCCAAATTTGCCCGCATGAGCCCGATAATAGGCGGCGTACCACCCTCCTCTAGCTGCTCGTGGTTTTTCAAAAACACATGCCCTTCGCGGCTAGCGTAGGCGACCGTCCCGCCTGCGGCAAAGGTCGGCACATCGCTGTTAAGCAGCTCCTTTTTGATCGCCAAAAGCCCGCAGCTTGCAGGCCCTCCGAGCAACTTATGCGGCGAGAGGAAAATCGCGTCGAAATAGTCGCAGTCTAAATTTGCGTGCGAGCTCAGCGCCGCGCAGTCAAAGGCTACGATACCGCCTGCGGCTCTGATTAGCTCGCTGATTTTTTTATAGTCGCTAATGACGCCCGTGACGTTTGAGGCGGCGCTAAACGAGCCGATGATACGGCGTCCGGCGTTTAGTTTCAGTATGCGCTCAAGCGCTAGCAGATCGATCTCGCCTGATTCACTAAGCGGCACGCGCAGGTAGTCGCAAAGCCCCTCGCGGAAGCTAAGCTCGTTTGAGTGGTGTTCGTATGGCGAAACGAGCACGAGCGGAAGCTGCGCGGCGCGTAAATTTGCCTCGCCGATCGCGCTTCTGGTCGCAGGCGGCAGGTAGATGCCTAGCAGCTCCTGAAATTTCTTGATCGCAGCCGTCGCGCCCTGTCCGCAGGCGATGAGACAAAACCGCTCGTCAAGCCCTAGCAGCTTTTTTAGGCTCTCGCGCGCGCCCTCGTAGCGCCGCTGCGTGATGATGGCGCTTGAGCTACTGTCGGAGTGGGTGTTGGCGTAGGTTTTTAAAATTTCGCCTATCTCGCGCTCTACGGGCTCGTAGGCAAGCCCCGAAGCAGTGTAATCAAAATAGTGCACGCCCGGTTTTAGGATGATATTTTTTCTTATTTCGTCTAAATTTAGCATTTTTTACTCTTTAAATTTGGTACGGTAATTATAGTAAATTTTCGCAAATTTGGGGCTTTTGCGGTGGAAATGATTTAGTAAATTTGGAGGTTAAATTTGAGCAAGTTAAATTTACCACAAGGCGGCAAATTTAACCAGGTAAAGCAAAGAGACGCGAGCCACAGAGGCTCACGACCATTTTATTATTTATTTATAAAATTTTTCTCTAGCCACTCGATAGCTTTTGCTTCGGTTTCGAAGCGTCCGCTTTTAGCGACTTGATTTTGCCCCTCGTAGAAGCGGATCCTGATACCGTCTTGGACGCTATCTACCTTTACTCTGGTGATCTTATCTTTGTTTAGATAGACCCTATCGTTTAGTTTTACGTACATTTTTTCTCCCTTAAATTTGATGTGGTTTTATTTCTTTTTATCGTTTGTCTCGTCTTTTTTCTCGCTGTCTTTTTTCAAAAACAACTCCTTAAAGCGCTTATCCGCAAAATCCTCGATGTCGTTTTGAAGCTGTCTATAGGCGTTTATGAGCTCATGCGCGCGCTCGTTTAGCGTCGTGCCTGCGTTTTCTCCGCCGCCCTGCCTAGTCGTAAAAAGCTCCTCTTTTAGATTTTTTTGCAAAATTTGCAGATGAGTCCAGCATTTTTTATAGTTCATGCCTAGGATTTCGGCGGCCTTTGAGATCGAGCCGACCTCAGCGATGACGTCTAGGACTTCGGTTTTACCCTTGCCGAAGATAAGCTCGCCCTCATCGTTTTCTATC
The uncultured Campylobacter sp. DNA segment above includes these coding regions:
- a CDS encoding aminotransferase class V-fold PLP-dependent enzyme gives rise to the protein MLNLDEIRKNIILKPGVHYFDYTASGLAYEPVEREIGEILKTYANTHSDSSSSAIITQRRYEGARESLKKLLGLDERFCLIACGQGATAAIKKFQELLGIYLPPATRSAIGEANLRAAQLPLVLVSPYEHHSNELSFREGLCDYLRVPLSESGEIDLLALERILKLNAGRRIIGSFSAASNVTGVISDYKKISELIRAAGGIVAFDCAALSSHANLDCDYFDAIFLSPHKLLGGPASCGLLAIKKELLNSDVPTFAAGGTVAYASREGHVFLKNHEQLEEGGTPPIIGLMRANLAYALRNEVGFERIKGAEDELARLFESELAGIDEVINYTPKGAPRLPIISFNVRGVSAYDFAASLSNDFGIQTRAGVMCAGPYAHDLLGIKEGRMPESKPGFVRVSLHYTHTEQDVLYLVSAIKSCIKKHRELWGEEKAMYEMFGGKI